Proteins encoded within one genomic window of Spirulina major PCC 6313:
- a CDS encoding HD domain-containing protein: MMSLLPVGLEPRLMAQMRFIVEIDRLKTVLRQTSLADGSRRENSAEHSWHLALMAIALADYAPPGVDLHRAIALLLVHDVVEIDAGDTFCYDLAGNADKAAREQAAADRIFGLLPKDQSQQYRDLWDEFEAGETVTAQFAIALDRLQPFLLNLANHGGTWREHGIDEARIRDRMAPVARVSPELGGMVEAAIAQCRAAGAIV, translated from the coding sequence ATGATGTCTTTATTGCCGGTGGGATTGGAGCCGCGCTTGATGGCTCAGATGCGGTTTATTGTGGAGATCGATCGCCTCAAGACGGTGTTGCGTCAAACGAGCTTGGCGGATGGGTCGCGGCGGGAGAATAGTGCTGAACATTCCTGGCATTTGGCGCTGATGGCGATCGCGCTGGCGGACTATGCACCGCCGGGGGTGGATTTGCATCGGGCGATCGCGCTCTTGCTCGTCCATGACGTGGTGGAAATCGATGCGGGGGATACCTTCTGCTACGATCTGGCGGGCAATGCCGATAAGGCGGCACGGGAACAGGCTGCGGCTGATCGCATTTTTGGCCTGTTACCGAAGGATCAATCTCAACAGTATCGCGATCTGTGGGATGAGTTTGAGGCGGGGGAGACGGTGACGGCCCAGTTTGCGATCGCCCTGGATCGCCTCCAACCGTTTTTGTTGAATTTGGCCAACCATGGGGGAACTTGGCGGGAGCACGGCATTGATGAGGCGCGGATTCGCGATCGCATGGCTCCGGTGGCGCGGGTATCGCCGGAACTGGGGGGGATGGTGGAGGCAGCGATCGCCCAATGTCGGGCGGCGGGGGCGATCGTTTAA
- the acnB gene encoding bifunctional aconitate hydratase 2/2-methylisocitrate dehydratase, giving the protein MLEAYRNHVAERAVLGIPPLPLTAAQTTDLCELLKNPPAAEKEELLMLLRDRVPPGVDEAAYVKAGFLTGIAKGEIPCPLISKQGAIDLLGTMVGGYNVQSLVDLLKSRDPEVASTAAIALSKTTLVFDAFNDVLNLSEVNPHAKQVIDAWAEGDWFISKPKLPETITVTVFKVPGETNTDDLSPAPHATTRPDIPLHATVMLESRMPDGLATIAQLKAQGHPVAYVGDVVGTGSSRKSAANSLLWHIGNDIPFIPNKRSGGVVLGGKIAPIFFNTCEDSGALPIECDVNALNTGDVITIHPYAGKITNAAGETISSFELKPETIVDEVRAGGRIPLLIGRSLTDKTREALGLPLSDLFTRPTLPSDTGNGFTLAQKMVGKACGLPGIRPGTSCEPLMTTVGSQDTTGPMTRDELKELACLGFSADLTLQTFCHTAAYPKPVDITTHKNLPDFFATRGGVALRPGDGIIHSWLNRMLLPDTVGTGGDSHTRFPLGISFPAGSGLVAFAAALGAMPLDMPESVLVKFSGELQPGVTLRDIVNAIPWVAMQQGKLTAGKGDKINVFNGRIMEMEGLPDLKVEQAFELTDATAERSCAGSTIKLSEETVAEYLRSNVALLKNMVARGYQDPKTLMRRVAKMEQWLANPELMSADADADYVDTIEINLNEIKEPIVAAPNDPDNVKLMSECAGDTIHEVFIGSCMTNIGHYRAAAKILEGAGPVKGRLWICPPTRMDEKQLREEGVYGVFAAAGARTEMPGCSLCMGNQARVEDGVTVFSTSTRNFNNRMGKGAQVYLGSAELAAVCALLGKIPTVAEYLAIVTEKLDPFADELYRYLNFDQIADFEDEGRVIPLDQMPKIEDILGMPATVK; this is encoded by the coding sequence ATGCTTGAAGCCTATCGCAACCATGTGGCCGAACGCGCTGTTCTGGGCATTCCGCCCCTCCCCCTCACTGCCGCCCAAACCACAGACCTGTGCGAACTGCTGAAGAATCCGCCCGCAGCCGAAAAAGAAGAATTGTTGATGTTGCTACGCGATCGCGTTCCCCCCGGTGTGGACGAAGCCGCCTATGTGAAAGCAGGATTTTTAACCGGCATTGCCAAAGGCGAGATCCCCTGTCCGCTCATTTCCAAACAAGGCGCGATCGATCTCCTCGGTACGATGGTGGGCGGGTATAACGTGCAATCCCTGGTGGATCTGTTGAAATCGCGTGATCCAGAAGTGGCATCGACGGCAGCGATCGCCCTCAGCAAAACCACCCTCGTTTTCGATGCTTTCAACGATGTGTTAAACCTCTCCGAAGTCAACCCCCACGCCAAACAAGTGATCGACGCTTGGGCCGAAGGCGACTGGTTCATCAGCAAACCCAAACTCCCGGAAACCATCACCGTCACCGTCTTCAAAGTCCCCGGCGAAACCAACACCGACGACCTTTCCCCCGCCCCCCACGCCACCACCCGCCCCGACATCCCCCTCCACGCCACCGTCATGCTGGAATCGCGGATGCCCGACGGCCTCGCCACCATTGCCCAACTCAAAGCACAGGGCCACCCCGTAGCCTACGTCGGCGATGTCGTCGGCACAGGGTCAAGCCGGAAATCCGCCGCCAACTCCCTGCTCTGGCACATCGGCAACGACATCCCCTTCATCCCCAATAAGCGATCGGGCGGTGTTGTCCTTGGCGGTAAAATCGCCCCAATCTTCTTCAACACCTGCGAAGACTCCGGCGCACTCCCCATTGAATGCGACGTGAACGCCCTCAACACCGGCGACGTGATCACCATTCACCCCTACGCCGGCAAAATCACCAACGCAGCAGGCGAAACCATCTCCAGCTTTGAACTCAAACCCGAAACCATCGTTGATGAAGTCCGGGCTGGCGGTCGGATTCCCCTCCTCATCGGTCGCAGCCTCACGGACAAAACCCGCGAAGCCCTCGGCCTCCCCCTCAGTGACCTTTTCACCCGCCCCACCCTCCCCAGCGACACCGGCAACGGTTTCACCCTCGCCCAAAAAATGGTCGGCAAAGCCTGCGGCCTCCCCGGCATTCGTCCCGGCACTTCCTGCGAACCCCTAATGACCACCGTGGGTTCCCAAGACACCACCGGCCCCATGACCCGCGACGAACTCAAAGAACTCGCCTGTCTGGGTTTCTCCGCTGACCTCACCTTGCAAACCTTCTGCCACACCGCCGCCTATCCCAAACCCGTCGATATCACCACCCACAAAAACCTTCCCGACTTCTTCGCCACCCGTGGCGGCGTAGCCCTGCGACCCGGTGACGGCATCATTCACTCTTGGCTGAACCGGATGCTTCTGCCGGATACCGTCGGTACAGGCGGCGACTCCCACACCCGTTTCCCCTTGGGGATTTCTTTCCCCGCTGGTTCCGGGTTAGTGGCCTTTGCGGCGGCGTTGGGCGCGATGCCTCTGGATATGCCGGAATCGGTGCTGGTGAAATTTAGCGGCGAACTGCAACCCGGTGTCACGCTGCGGGATATCGTCAACGCGATCCCCTGGGTGGCGATGCAACAGGGCAAACTCACCGCCGGTAAAGGCGACAAAATCAACGTCTTCAACGGTCGGATCATGGAAATGGAAGGGTTGCCCGATCTCAAAGTGGAGCAAGCCTTTGAACTCACCGATGCTACGGCTGAACGGTCTTGCGCCGGTTCAACGATTAAGCTCAGCGAGGAAACCGTGGCGGAATATCTCCGCTCCAATGTGGCGTTGCTGAAAAATATGGTGGCTCGCGGCTATCAAGACCCCAAAACCCTGATGCGCCGCGTGGCAAAAATGGAACAGTGGCTCGCCAACCCTGAATTGATGTCTGCGGATGCGGATGCGGACTATGTGGACACGATTGAGATCAATCTCAACGAGATTAAGGAGCCGATCGTTGCTGCCCCCAATGATCCGGACAATGTCAAACTGATGTCTGAATGTGCAGGCGACACGATCCATGAGGTGTTTATCGGTTCCTGCATGACCAACATCGGCCACTATCGCGCTGCTGCGAAAATCCTCGAAGGGGCGGGCCCGGTCAAAGGCCGGCTTTGGATTTGTCCGCCAACGCGCATGGATGAAAAGCAATTGCGCGAAGAGGGGGTTTATGGGGTGTTTGCCGCTGCCGGAGCGCGGACGGAAATGCCCGGTTGCTCTCTCTGCATGGGCAACCAAGCCCGCGTTGAAGATGGCGTGACGGTGTTTTCCACTTCGACCCGGAATTTCAATAACCGCATGGGCAAGGGCGCACAGGTTTACCTGGGTTCGGCGGAGTTGGCGGCGGTCTGTGCGCTGCTGGGTAAGATTCCAACGGTGGCGGAGTATTTAGCGATCGTGACGGAAAAACTCGACCCCTTCGCGGACGAACTCTATCGCTATCTCAATTTCGACCAAATCGCCGATTTTGAAGACGAAGGCCGCGTCATTCCCCTCGACCAAATGCCCAAAATCGAGGACATTCTAGGAATGCCCGCCACTGTGAAGTAG
- a CDS encoding TIGR03032 family protein yields the protein MTDPDAPLRSVHTSNFPDLLNQLGISLVVSTYQAGKVIVMRADGNTMNTHFRVFPKPMGLVADRERMAIGSTLQIFELRNVPAVAAKLDPPDRHDACYLPRKIHITGDIDIHEMAYAGSDLWFVNTRFSCLCTLEDPTCSFVPRWRPPFISAYDLSDRCHLNGLAVVDDQPRYITALGATDTPAGWRKNKASGGILMDVSNNEFVTQGLSMPHSPRWYDGKLWVLESGKGSLAQVDPMTGAVETVTLMPGFTRGLDFWHRVAFVGLSQVRETAVFSGLPITEQGDRNCGVWAVHLDTGQILAFLRFEAAVQEIFSVQVLPGIRFPELIDWDETLLGSSYVLPDAAVQEVAQGPLEFDHDEQADFLFRSGNDRYTQGNLTEAMQNYQQCLELKPDFPLARYNLGVIYRQMERWAEAEAAFKQVVATDPKNAAVYNNLGIVAQHQGRYQDAVRDYERAIALQPDFATAHFNYGMLLLSLGDLKRGFTESEWRWQTEEFTPFDCPHPRWQGEDITGKTLLIHTEQGAGDAIQFCRFIPLVAERCAQILLVCMPELMPLLRTVPGITKLLPPGQLSLSDFQAFVPLMSLPYCLGTTLETLPNTVPYLDVERSPTMQLLGEGLKVGIVWGGSPTHKNDHHRSTRLAAWLPILTVPGVTFFSLQKGERSAELADLPPEVTVQDLGPQIQDFGDTANFLKQLDLVITVDTSGAHLAGALGLKVWVLLCADPDWRWLRDREADSLPGRLDSPWYPTMNLFRQTELDHWEPVMAEVRALLQAQIP from the coding sequence ATGACTGACCCTGATGCGCCGCTGCGTAGTGTTCATACGAGCAACTTTCCTGACTTGCTGAATCAGTTGGGGATTTCCTTGGTGGTGTCTACCTATCAAGCGGGGAAAGTGATTGTGATGCGGGCTGATGGGAATACGATGAATACTCATTTTCGGGTGTTTCCCAAACCCATGGGGTTGGTGGCGGATCGGGAGCGGATGGCGATCGGGTCAACGTTGCAGATTTTTGAATTGCGGAATGTGCCAGCGGTGGCGGCGAAACTTGACCCGCCCGATCGCCACGATGCTTGTTATTTACCTCGAAAAATTCATATCACGGGGGATATTGATATCCATGAAATGGCCTATGCGGGGTCGGACTTGTGGTTTGTGAATACGCGGTTTTCCTGCCTTTGTACCCTGGAAGACCCCACCTGTTCCTTTGTGCCGCGTTGGCGACCGCCGTTTATTTCGGCCTATGATTTGAGCGATCGCTGTCACCTCAACGGCCTCGCTGTCGTTGATGATCAACCCCGCTACATCACCGCCCTCGGAGCCACCGATACCCCTGCCGGATGGCGCAAAAACAAAGCCAGTGGCGGCATTTTGATGGATGTCTCCAACAATGAATTTGTCACCCAAGGGTTATCGATGCCCCACTCGCCCCGCTGGTATGACGGCAAGCTGTGGGTCTTGGAATCCGGGAAAGGCTCCCTTGCACAGGTAGACCCGATGACGGGAGCGGTGGAGACGGTGACACTGATGCCGGGGTTTACGCGGGGCTTGGATTTTTGGCATCGGGTGGCGTTTGTGGGGCTGTCTCAGGTGCGGGAAACGGCGGTGTTTAGTGGGTTGCCAATTACGGAGCAGGGCGATCGCAATTGTGGCGTGTGGGCGGTGCATTTGGATACGGGGCAGATTCTCGCCTTTTTGCGGTTTGAGGCGGCGGTACAGGAGATTTTTTCGGTGCAGGTGTTGCCGGGGATTCGCTTCCCGGAGTTGATTGATTGGGATGAAACCTTGTTGGGGTCGTCCTATGTGTTGCCCGATGCGGCGGTGCAAGAAGTGGCCCAAGGCCCCCTAGAGTTTGATCACGATGAGCAGGCGGACTTTCTCTTTCGTTCCGGCAACGATCGCTACACCCAAGGCAACCTCACCGAAGCCATGCAAAACTATCAACAGTGCCTCGAACTGAAACCGGATTTTCCCCTCGCTCGCTACAACTTGGGGGTGATCTATCGGCAGATGGAACGCTGGGCCGAGGCGGAGGCGGCGTTTAAACAGGTGGTGGCCACCGATCCGAAGAATGCGGCGGTGTATAACAATTTGGGGATTGTGGCACAGCATCAAGGCCGCTATCAGGATGCGGTGCGGGATTATGAACGAGCGATCGCCCTACAACCCGATTTTGCCACAGCGCATTTTAACTACGGGATGTTGCTGCTTAGTTTGGGCGACCTGAAGCGCGGCTTCACCGAATCGGAATGGCGGTGGCAAACGGAGGAATTCACCCCCTTTGATTGCCCCCATCCCCGCTGGCAGGGCGAAGACATTACCGGCAAAACTCTCCTCATTCACACCGAACAGGGAGCCGGGGACGCGATCCAGTTTTGCCGATTTATTCCCCTGGTTGCTGAACGGTGTGCCCAAATTCTCCTCGTCTGTATGCCGGAACTGATGCCCCTGTTGCGCACCGTGCCGGGGATCACGAAGCTACTCCCCCCCGGTCAATTGTCCCTGAGTGATTTTCAAGCCTTTGTGCCGCTGATGAGTTTGCCCTACTGTCTCGGCACGACCCTAGAAACACTCCCCAACACTGTGCCCTATCTGGATGTGGAGCGATCGCCGACGATGCAACTTTTAGGCGAGGGGTTAAAGGTAGGGATTGTCTGGGGTGGCAGTCCTACCCATAAAAATGATCACCACCGTTCGACGCGCTTGGCGGCGTGGTTGCCGATTTTAACTGTGCCGGGGGTGACGTTTTTCTCGCTGCAAAAAGGGGAGCGATCGGCGGAGTTGGCCGATTTACCGCCAGAGGTGACGGTGCAGGATTTGGGGCCGCAGATTCAGGATTTTGGCGATACGGCGAATTTTTTAAAACAGTTGGATTTGGTGATCACGGTGGACACCTCAGGGGCGCATTTGGCGGGGGCGTTGGGACTGAAGGTGTGGGTGCTGCTCTGTGCCGATCCGGATTGGCGGTGGTTGCGCGATCGCGAAGCCGACAGCCTCCCCGGTCGCCTCGATAGCCCCTGGTATCCCACCATGAACCTCTTTCGTCAAACGGAACTCGATCACTGGGAACCGGTTATGGCGGAAGTCCGCGCCCTACTCCAAGCTCAGATCCCCTAG
- a CDS encoding CatB-related O-acetyltransferase, whose protein sequence is MTHGPDPQTRYPLPGQTRLVFLNRVITNPHIQVGDYTYYDDPDDPTTFERNVLYHFDFVGDRLIIGKFCAIASGATFIMNGGNHATQGISTYPFGIFGQGWESAMPTAWPHKGDTTIGHDVWIGYQATLMPGVTVGHGAIIGTKSVVTHDVEPYAIVAGNPARVIRKRFTDAEIETLIQVAWWDWPIEKITAHLAVIGGGDVEAIASLTP, encoded by the coding sequence ATGACCCACGGCCCCGATCCTCAGACGCGCTATCCCTTACCCGGTCAAACGCGGCTCGTTTTTCTCAACAGGGTGATTACCAATCCCCATATCCAGGTGGGCGACTACACCTATTACGATGACCCGGATGATCCGACAACGTTCGAGCGCAATGTGCTGTATCACTTTGACTTTGTGGGCGATCGCTTAATCATCGGTAAGTTTTGCGCGATCGCCTCCGGTGCCACCTTCATCATGAACGGCGGCAACCACGCCACCCAGGGCATCAGCACCTATCCCTTCGGCATTTTCGGCCAAGGGTGGGAAAGCGCGATGCCCACCGCATGGCCCCACAAGGGCGACACCACGATCGGCCATGATGTCTGGATTGGCTATCAAGCCACGCTGATGCCAGGGGTGACGGTGGGACATGGGGCGATTATTGGCACAAAATCCGTCGTGACGCACGATGTAGAACCCTATGCGATCGTCGCGGGCAACCCCGCACGGGTAATCCGCAAACGCTTCACCGATGCGGAGATCGAAACCCTGATCCAGGTCGCCTGGTGGGATTGGCCCATTGAAAAAATCACCGCCCATTTAGCGGTGATTGGCGGCGGTGATGTGGAGGCGATCGCCTCCCTCACACCCTAA
- the moeB gene encoding molybdopterin-synthase adenylyltransferase MoeB codes for MLNPNLDDIQLSKDDYERYARHIILPEVGLEGQKRLKAASVLCIGTGGLGSPLLLYLAAAGIGRIGIVDFDVVDHSNLQRQVIHGTSWVGKPKIESAKHRILEINPTCQVDLYNTRLSSENALDIFRPYDVVIDGTDNFPTRYLTNDACVLLDKPNVYGSIFRFEGQATVFNYEGGPNYRDLYPEPPPPGMVPSCAEGGVLGVLPGIIGVIQATEAIKIILGSNTTLSGRLLLYNALEMSFRELKLRPNPVRPVIEKLIDYEQFCGIPQAQAEAEQEKAAMQEMTVTELKALLDSDAQDYVLIDVRNPNEYEIAQIPGAVLIPLPDIEQGPGVEKVKAVLNGHRLIAHCKMGGRSATAIRILKEHGIDGTNVVGGITAWSQEVDSSVPQY; via the coding sequence ATGTTAAATCCCAACTTGGATGACATCCAACTCAGTAAAGACGACTACGAACGCTACGCCCGGCACATCATCCTGCCCGAAGTGGGCCTTGAAGGACAAAAACGCCTCAAAGCTGCTAGCGTTCTCTGCATTGGCACTGGTGGCCTAGGGTCACCCCTGCTCCTCTATCTTGCCGCCGCCGGGATTGGCCGGATCGGGATCGTAGACTTTGACGTGGTGGATCATTCCAACCTCCAACGCCAAGTCATTCACGGCACATCCTGGGTCGGCAAGCCGAAAATCGAATCCGCTAAGCACCGCATCCTCGAAATTAACCCCACCTGCCAAGTAGACCTCTACAACACCCGCCTCAGTTCGGAAAATGCCCTCGATATTTTCCGCCCCTACGATGTGGTGATTGACGGTACGGATAATTTTCCGACCCGGTATTTAACCAACGATGCTTGCGTGCTCTTGGATAAACCCAACGTCTACGGCTCGATCTTCCGGTTTGAAGGTCAAGCCACGGTGTTTAACTATGAAGGCGGGCCCAACTACCGCGACCTCTATCCTGAACCGCCGCCGCCGGGCATGGTTCCGTCTTGTGCTGAGGGTGGGGTCTTGGGTGTGCTGCCGGGAATTATCGGGGTGATTCAAGCCACCGAGGCGATTAAGATCATTCTTGGTTCAAATACAACTTTGAGTGGGCGGCTCTTGCTTTACAATGCCTTAGAAATGTCCTTCCGAGAACTCAAGCTGCGCCCTAATCCGGTTCGCCCCGTGATTGAAAAACTGATCGACTACGAACAGTTTTGCGGCATTCCCCAAGCCCAAGCCGAAGCCGAACAGGAAAAAGCAGCGATGCAAGAAATGACCGTGACTGAACTCAAGGCATTGCTCGATAGTGATGCTCAGGATTACGTGCTGATTGATGTGCGCAATCCCAACGAGTATGAAATTGCTCAGATTCCCGGTGCTGTGTTGATTCCCTTGCCGGATATTGAACAGGGGCCGGGGGTGGAAAAAGTGAAAGCAGTGCTCAATGGCCATCGCTTAATCGCTCATTGCAAGATGGGGGGGCGATCGGCGACCGCCATTCGGATTTTGAAAGAGCACGGGATTGATGGCACGAATGTGGTGGGCGGCATTACCGCTTGGAGCCAAGAGGTTGATTCCTCTGTGCCGCAATATTAA
- the msrP gene encoding protein-methionine-sulfoxide reductase catalytic subunit MsrP, which produces MPFSLHPPTWHLRENHVTSESAYFTRRHVLKTLLGFGVSASILPLTGCKSTPSGPGSELEQSFQLPKLSPIRKNPDFREGDRPLTTQNLASQYNNFYEFGGTKSIWKAAQTLPTNPWTLAVTGLVKNPRTYDLDDLRNTFDLEERIYRFRCVEAWSMVLPWVGFPMRKIIEAVEPTSNAKFVRFTSFYDEKITPGPGFHLGSLPWPYQEGLRIEEMANDLAFFAVGIYGKELPKQHGAPIRAVLPWKYGFKGAKSIVKIEFVAEQPATYWNSLIPNEYGFEANVNPGKPHPRWSQATERFIGPGTTLDWEMKETLLYNGYAEQVGGLYRL; this is translated from the coding sequence ATGCCCTTCTCACTCCATCCGCCTACGTGGCACCTCCGCGAAAACCACGTCACCTCCGAATCGGCATACTTTACCCGTCGTCACGTCCTCAAGACCCTGTTGGGCTTCGGGGTGAGTGCCTCAATTTTGCCCTTGACTGGCTGTAAATCGACTCCCTCAGGCCCAGGGAGTGAACTCGAACAAAGCTTTCAACTTCCGAAACTATCGCCCATTCGCAAAAACCCAGATTTTCGGGAGGGCGATCGCCCCCTCACCACCCAAAACCTCGCCAGTCAATACAACAACTTCTACGAATTCGGCGGCACGAAATCGATCTGGAAAGCCGCCCAAACCCTCCCCACTAATCCGTGGACTCTGGCAGTAACCGGCCTGGTGAAAAATCCTCGCACCTATGACCTCGACGATCTGCGCAACACCTTTGACCTCGAAGAACGGATCTACCGTTTCCGCTGTGTCGAAGCTTGGTCGATGGTGCTGCCCTGGGTGGGGTTCCCGATGCGCAAAATCATCGAAGCCGTTGAACCCACATCCAACGCAAAATTTGTCCGCTTTACCTCCTTCTACGATGAAAAAATCACCCCAGGGCCTGGTTTCCACTTAGGCTCATTGCCTTGGCCCTATCAAGAAGGGTTACGCATTGAAGAGATGGCCAATGATTTGGCCTTTTTCGCCGTGGGCATTTACGGCAAAGAACTACCGAAGCAACATGGTGCGCCGATCCGGGCAGTGTTGCCCTGGAAATATGGGTTTAAAGGGGCGAAATCCATTGTCAAAATTGAGTTTGTGGCCGAACAACCCGCCACCTATTGGAATAGTCTGATCCCTAATGAATACGGCTTTGAAGCGAATGTGAATCCGGGAAAACCCCATCCCCGTTGGTCTCAAGCTACGGAGCGATTCATCGGGCCGGGAACAACGCTGGATTGGGAAATGAAGGAGACGCTTCTGTATAACGGCTACGCGGAGCAGGTGGGGGGTTTATATCGGCTCTAA
- a CDS encoding MBL fold metallo-hydrolase, protein MPSTHDVQEESLAVSVDVQFWGVRDQIPTPGEDTVRYGGNTSCVELRIDDHCLVFDGGTGLRILGNSLLSRMPVEAHLFFTHCHWDRIQGFPFFVPAFIPINHFHIYGANASNGSTFQQRLSKQMLGPNFPVPIQVMQSKLEFHDLNDLNKCHIGDDIVIESCLLNDHHRSVGYRTTVHDKAIVYAMSPDDCLESASSPLFEFARNADLLMLAAPRATSAGVPLALESSDRLHHNIKTAKDVGVKHIILSLHNPDHSDDYLDHIESKLQQLFPNLNLAREGMVVPLSP, encoded by the coding sequence ATGCCGAGTACCCATGATGTCCAGGAGGAGAGCCTTGCTGTGAGCGTTGATGTGCAGTTTTGGGGCGTTCGTGATCAGATCCCAACTCCCGGTGAAGATACTGTGCGGTACGGTGGTAATACGTCCTGTGTAGAACTTCGTATTGATGACCATTGCCTGGTCTTCGACGGAGGGACGGGGTTGCGAATTCTTGGCAATAGTCTTTTGTCCCGGATGCCCGTTGAAGCACACCTTTTCTTCACCCATTGCCATTGGGATCGCATTCAGGGTTTTCCATTTTTTGTGCCTGCGTTTATCCCCATCAATCACTTTCATATCTATGGGGCTAATGCCTCCAACGGCTCAACATTTCAGCAACGTCTCAGCAAGCAAATGCTAGGGCCTAATTTTCCGGTGCCGATCCAGGTGATGCAATCCAAGCTGGAATTTCATGACCTGAATGATCTTAACAAGTGTCACATTGGCGATGACATTGTGATTGAGAGTTGTTTGCTCAATGATCATCATCGTTCGGTGGGGTATCGCACGACGGTTCACGATAAGGCGATCGTCTATGCGATGAGTCCCGATGATTGTCTTGAAAGTGCCAGTTCTCCGTTGTTTGAGTTTGCCCGCAATGCCGATCTTTTGATGCTAGCGGCTCCCCGTGCCACTTCGGCGGGTGTGCCGTTGGCATTAGAGAGTAGCGATCGCCTCCACCACAACATCAAAACCGCGAAAGATGTCGGCGTTAAACACATCATCCTTTCCCTCCACAATCCAGACCACAGCGACGACTATTTAGATCACATCGAATCCAAGCTTCAGCAATTATTCCCCAACCTCAACCTGGCCCGTGAAGGCATGGTCGTGCCCCTCTCTCCGTGA